The proteins below come from a single Thalassotalea ponticola genomic window:
- the cysK gene encoding cysteine synthase A, which yields MANLYQDNPQTIGKTPLVKLNRVTSGNVYAKIEARNPSFSVKCRIGANMIWDAEKSGKLTKDITIVEPTSGNTGIALAFVAAAKGYKLILTMPHTMSLERRKLLVALGAKLELTDGAKGMKGAIEKAAEIKAQDPDKYLILGQFENPANPAIHEQTTGPEIWQDTDGDIDIFVAGVGTGGTITGVTRYIKNTQGKAIQSIAVEPADSPIIGQKLAGEELTPGPHKIQGIGAGFIPDNLDLELLDGVERVTNEEAMEMAHRLMKEEGILAGISSGAAAVAAKRIAERPENKDKKVVVILASSAERYLSSPLFADAFTDAELVQ from the coding sequence ATGGCAAATCTGTATCAAGATAATCCACAAACTATTGGTAAAACCCCGTTAGTTAAATTAAACCGCGTCACCAGTGGTAATGTGTACGCAAAAATCGAAGCGCGAAACCCAAGCTTCAGCGTCAAATGTCGCATTGGTGCCAATATGATTTGGGATGCAGAAAAGTCGGGTAAGCTCACCAAAGACATCACCATTGTTGAACCGACAAGCGGTAATACCGGTATTGCACTTGCCTTTGTTGCCGCGGCAAAAGGCTATAAATTAATTCTTACCATGCCTCACACGATGAGTTTAGAGCGCCGTAAATTGTTGGTGGCACTTGGCGCCAAGCTCGAACTGACCGATGGGGCTAAAGGAATGAAAGGGGCAATTGAAAAAGCCGCCGAAATCAAAGCACAAGATCCCGATAAATACCTTATTCTGGGACAATTTGAAAATCCGGCAAACCCAGCGATTCACGAACAAACCACGGGTCCCGAAATCTGGCAAGACACCGACGGTGATATTGATATTTTTGTAGCAGGTGTCGGTACCGGCGGAACGATTACAGGGGTTACTCGCTACATCAAGAATACGCAAGGTAAAGCAATTCAATCGATCGCCGTCGAGCCAGCAGACTCTCCTATTATCGGGCAAAAGTTGGCTGGTGAAGAATTAACACCAGGCCCTCATAAAATCCAGGGAATTGGCGCCGGTTTCATTCCCGACAACCTCGATTTAGAACTACTCGATGGGGTTGAGCGGGTCACCAACGAAGAAGCGATGGAAATGGCGCATCGATTGATGAAAGAAGAAGGTATTTTAGCCGGTATTTCGTCAGGAGCAGCCGCTGTTGCTGCCAAGCGCATTGCTGAGCGCCCAGAAAACAAAGATAAAAAAGTTGTTGTCATTCTCGCCAGCTCGGCAGAGCGTTACTTAAGTAGTCCATTATTCGCCGACGCATTCACCGATGCCGAACTTGTGCAATAA
- a CDS encoding MBL fold metallo-hydrolase, with protein sequence MALQIQHFFHQASFTISYAVYDDVSNECVVIDPALDYDPVSSRIDTQHSSKLIEFIQAKHLKLTYILETHAHADHISSAFYLQKKLGGQIAIGANIRAIQKTFKTVFNLAKDFNTEGVQFDLLLKQGDQLSLGEHTIKVLETPGHTNDSLTYVINDHAFVGDTLFMPDSGSARCDFPGGDAATLYQSIQKIYALGDETKLYMCHDYQPNGRALQFITTVAEQKANNIQINQHVSEQEYVALRNARDATLANPKLIFPSLQCNIQAGQLPDAECDQQHYFKTPIRGIECLS encoded by the coding sequence ATGGCATTACAGATCCAACACTTTTTCCACCAAGCGTCGTTTACCATTAGTTACGCTGTTTATGATGATGTCAGTAACGAATGCGTGGTCATCGATCCCGCACTCGATTACGATCCTGTGTCAAGTCGCATTGATACTCAACACAGCAGTAAACTTATTGAGTTTATACAAGCGAAACACCTCAAGCTGACGTATATTCTTGAAACGCACGCTCATGCCGATCACATTTCCAGCGCATTTTACCTGCAGAAAAAACTCGGTGGGCAAATCGCCATAGGCGCCAATATTAGAGCTATTCAAAAAACCTTTAAAACGGTATTTAATTTAGCAAAAGACTTTAATACCGAAGGCGTACAGTTTGATTTATTGCTCAAGCAAGGAGACCAACTGTCACTTGGCGAACACACCATTAAGGTACTAGAAACCCCAGGTCATACCAATGACTCATTGACCTATGTGATAAACGACCATGCGTTTGTTGGTGATACCTTGTTTATGCCGGACTCGGGCTCTGCGCGTTGTGATTTTCCAGGTGGTGATGCGGCCACTCTTTACCAGTCTATCCAAAAAATTTATGCGCTTGGCGATGAGACGAAACTGTACATGTGTCACGATTATCAGCCCAATGGACGAGCATTGCAGTTTATTACCACGGTAGCCGAGCAAAAAGCCAATAACATTCAAATTAATCAGCACGTAAGTGAGCAAGAGTACGTTGCGCTGCGCAATGCACGCGATGCAACCCTGGCCAACCCCAAGCTGATTTTTCCTTCGCTACAGTGCAATATTCAAGCAGGCCAATTACCAGACGCGGAATGCGATCAACAGCACTATTTTAAAACCCCGATTCGCGGTATTGAATGCCTGTCTTGA
- a CDS encoding DUF599 domain-containing protein has protein sequence MVLSVIDIAAVLIFFACWVGYTQFSRRKAKDTVCIARVLHQHRIYWMRQIFDNDARVSHASLLANLERHVAFFASTTLLILAGLLTLFTQVDKVTEVLQAITITPDQTTHTIQLKLALLVLIFVFAFFQFTWSMRQYGFLNIMIGASPVAYKTQQPHLLDYATQMGIVQDQAGHAYNYGLRSYYFALAAIGWFIHPLLFVGASIWVVYVLYYREFRSKTLRAIGAGIENLNQHDQQ, from the coding sequence GTGGTATTAAGTGTGATTGATATTGCTGCGGTATTGATATTTTTTGCTTGCTGGGTTGGCTACACTCAATTTTCGCGCAGAAAAGCCAAAGATACCGTTTGTATCGCGCGCGTGTTGCATCAGCATCGCATTTATTGGATGCGACAAATTTTTGATAATGATGCACGTGTATCGCATGCCAGTTTACTGGCTAATTTAGAGCGCCATGTGGCATTTTTTGCCTCGACAACATTGCTTATATTGGCAGGTTTACTCACTTTATTTACGCAAGTCGATAAAGTCACCGAGGTGCTCCAAGCGATCACCATCACGCCGGATCAAACAACGCACACTATTCAATTAAAATTAGCTTTGCTGGTGCTGATTTTCGTATTTGCATTTTTTCAATTTACTTGGTCAATGCGTCAATACGGTTTTCTTAACATTATGATCGGTGCATCGCCAGTAGCTTATAAAACTCAACAACCGCATTTACTCGATTACGCGACACAAATGGGCATCGTCCAAGATCAAGCCGGCCACGCCTATAACTACGGCCTGCGTTCGTATTATTTTGCCCTGGCTGCGATTGGTTGGTTTATTCATCCGTTGCTGTTTGTTGGTGCCAGTATATGGGTCGTGTACGTACTCTATTATCGAGAGTTTCGCTCTAAAACATTAAGAGCTATCGGTGCGGGCATCGAAAACTTAAATCAGCACGACCAACAATGA
- a CDS encoding carbohydrate binding family 9 domain-containing protein gives MILPVNIAFSHAWLALAKLSKLVFAMCLFNIPAVYATAKTYDIPQLDYQINFDGELDEPVWQDAKKIELNIVNYPYDNTKSPIDTTAYLYEDGENLYIGFIANDPNPQQIRGFYRDRDKAFADDVVGIKLDTFNNNRLAYKFFVNPLGVQNDGITNEMTGDDNNLWDAIWPAFGKITDQGYQVEMAIPYRELNFDENIDIKRWGFELIRIYPRDTILRISNMPIDKDNHCWVCQMDDLQGFTDAELGDNLLVTPSLVYRIEENRNVYSDNRELGAWQDTDEIDLGANIRWGISSDILFNATINPDFSTVEADSGQLSVNKTSALFYDEKRPFFLDNAEYFSTPFNLVYTRNVVDPKWGSKLTARSNKHSFAGFLSEDNSTSFIVPGNLFSTVSVIDEQNISGAFRYRYDINDDLSIGAVATMRDADSYDNYVSGVDGKLKLTDSDTITGQVLQSNTRYPEQLFTDYCPDDYCYLASLNDASEQQFSGAAYQLRYQHSSEYWRFDNRYEDISEYFRADLGFQTHNDYTKFSSTLNRYFYSDSSWWSTLTLGAQYNIEHNQKRQLISKSQRLSATVEGPWQSLFDLVVSDEQRVGLRYNTNQTDIDNNTSLFALTYVDLYAEAQPVNNLVIGAASRVGDSIDYNNDRLGKIYELSPYLTWNVTSHLEAQLNLVYAQLDVDNDYVFRENITDFRLTYAFNINHLLRLNMLFNNTRYNLDNNPLLDVSEQQQRYLATELIYSYKLNPQTVFFLGYSDNAINRPQQRSLIRDHRNVFLKMSYAWM, from the coding sequence ATGATTTTGCCCGTTAATATTGCATTTAGTCACGCTTGGCTTGCCCTTGCTAAGTTGAGTAAGTTGGTATTCGCCATGTGCTTATTCAACATCCCAGCCGTTTATGCTACGGCAAAGACCTATGACATTCCCCAACTTGATTATCAAATTAATTTCGATGGTGAACTCGACGAACCTGTTTGGCAAGACGCGAAAAAAATCGAGTTAAACATCGTCAACTATCCCTATGACAACACTAAAAGTCCAATAGATACCACAGCCTATTTATACGAAGATGGGGAAAACTTATACATAGGTTTCATTGCCAACGACCCCAACCCTCAGCAGATTCGCGGTTTTTATCGAGACCGAGATAAAGCCTTTGCCGATGATGTCGTCGGGATAAAGTTAGATACCTTTAACAACAATCGCTTGGCATACAAGTTTTTCGTTAATCCTCTGGGCGTGCAAAACGACGGCATAACTAATGAAATGACGGGTGATGATAACAATCTGTGGGATGCGATATGGCCTGCTTTTGGTAAAATCACCGACCAAGGCTATCAAGTCGAGATGGCCATTCCTTACCGCGAGCTTAACTTTGATGAAAATATTGACATCAAACGCTGGGGCTTTGAGTTAATTCGCATTTATCCGCGCGACACTATTTTGCGCATATCAAATATGCCAATCGATAAAGACAACCACTGCTGGGTTTGTCAAATGGACGACTTACAGGGCTTTACTGATGCCGAGTTAGGCGACAACCTATTAGTAACGCCATCCTTGGTATATCGCATTGAAGAAAACAGAAATGTATACAGCGATAACCGGGAACTCGGTGCATGGCAAGATACTGATGAGATTGACCTTGGGGCTAACATTCGCTGGGGGATAAGTTCAGACATTTTATTTAATGCCACCATAAACCCTGACTTTTCAACGGTTGAAGCTGACAGCGGTCAATTGTCAGTAAATAAAACGAGCGCGCTTTTTTACGATGAAAAACGCCCTTTTTTTCTCGATAATGCCGAGTATTTTTCTACCCCATTTAACCTAGTTTATACCCGTAATGTCGTCGACCCTAAGTGGGGTTCAAAACTGACTGCTCGCAGTAATAAGCACTCTTTCGCCGGCTTCTTAAGTGAAGACAATAGCACCAGTTTTATTGTACCCGGTAATCTTTTTTCAACCGTTTCAGTGATTGACGAGCAGAATATATCCGGTGCGTTTAGGTATCGCTACGATATAAATGACGATCTATCTATTGGGGCGGTTGCCACTATGCGCGACGCCGATAGCTATGATAACTATGTCAGTGGGGTTGATGGTAAGCTTAAACTTACCGATAGTGACACCATAACCGGACAAGTATTGCAATCTAACACCCGTTATCCCGAACAGCTATTTACCGATTATTGCCCCGACGACTATTGCTATTTAGCATCATTGAACGATGCCTCTGAACAGCAATTTAGCGGCGCAGCCTACCAGTTACGCTATCAGCACAGCAGTGAATACTGGCGCTTTGACAACCGCTACGAAGATATTTCCGAGTATTTTCGCGCTGATTTAGGCTTTCAAACCCACAACGATTACACCAAATTTTCCAGCACCTTAAATCGCTATTTCTACAGCGATAGCAGTTGGTGGTCAACGCTGACACTCGGCGCGCAATACAATATTGAACACAATCAAAAAAGACAGCTTATTAGTAAAAGTCAGCGCCTAAGCGCCACCGTTGAAGGGCCTTGGCAGTCGCTGTTCGATCTGGTGGTCAGCGATGAGCAACGCGTGGGTTTGCGCTATAACACCAACCAAACAGACATTGATAACAATACCAGTTTGTTCGCACTTACCTATGTTGATTTATATGCTGAAGCTCAACCGGTAAACAACCTAGTCATCGGTGCCGCTAGTCGCGTTGGTGATAGCATAGATTACAACAATGATCGGCTCGGTAAAATATATGAGCTGTCGCCCTACCTCACCTGGAATGTAACATCTCATTTAGAAGCGCAATTAAACTTAGTCTATGCGCAACTCGACGTCGATAATGACTATGTATTTCGTGAAAACATTACTGATTTTCGCCTAACTTACGCGTTCAATATTAATCATTTGTTGCGCTTGAACATGTTATTCAACAACACCCGTTATAACCTTGATAATAACCCCCTGCTCGACGTTAGCGAACAACAACAGCGCTACTTAGCAACTGAGTTAATATACTCGTACAAACTCAACCCGCAAACGGTGTTTTTCTTAGGTTATTCTGACAACGCAATCAATAGACCCCAACAGCGTTCGCTTATTCGGGATCATCGCAATGTGTTCTTGAAAATGAGTTATGCATGGATGTAA
- a CDS encoding RDD family protein codes for MVIKKLFNQRKLTKDETQDVITPFAFKLNQSVFGTPIANPYKRAIAILIDLLLIAILSSAGGEMLAVAIAVMAFRLGSKRRANEQGVQQGYKRRTLARFIGAFIVLVVLLDNVAPMVNRFLSDHAIEEAREYNQWQEQYGNTKNGNIPSDIIEGAVGTEMGISEALTIAGLTIKVVTQGEQRNCQDVDCWGKVMDEVPKAAKKLKLNDQQAQTLFAKIVGELGLNDADSKQLRDDLMSQYNGSNKDQPLAEGEQDENPANTDDSDARAATSNTPVSAQAPAQPHEISSAIDNTQLGQLRQQKSQRPADAPRRPVYSIIEYVKAIIDDLGLGFGWAALYFTVFTSWWQGQTPGKRLMGIRVLQLDGTPLSVWDSFGRYGGYGAGIATGLLGFLQIYWDPNRQAIHDKISATVVIDERKKVDQAIIDAAKASAQHPQDEQAEDEQVTETTSTITTHENS; via the coding sequence ATGGTAATAAAAAAGTTGTTTAATCAACGCAAATTAACCAAAGACGAAACGCAAGACGTCATCACCCCATTTGCGTTTAAGCTCAATCAGTCAGTATTTGGTACACCGATAGCTAATCCCTATAAACGAGCAATTGCCATTTTGATTGATTTACTGCTTATTGCCATATTAAGTAGTGCTGGAGGCGAGATGTTGGCTGTTGCCATTGCCGTTATGGCATTTCGCCTTGGAAGTAAAAGACGAGCCAATGAGCAGGGCGTGCAACAAGGGTATAAACGTCGTACGCTGGCCCGTTTTATTGGTGCTTTTATCGTGTTGGTGGTGTTACTCGACAACGTAGCACCTATGGTTAACCGCTTTCTAAGTGATCATGCTATAGAGGAAGCTCGTGAGTACAATCAGTGGCAGGAACAGTATGGCAATACCAAGAATGGTAATATCCCTAGTGACATCATTGAAGGGGCGGTGGGTACAGAAATGGGCATCAGTGAAGCGCTCACCATCGCAGGTTTGACTATTAAAGTTGTAACTCAAGGTGAACAACGAAACTGTCAAGATGTTGATTGTTGGGGGAAGGTGATGGACGAAGTTCCCAAAGCGGCCAAAAAACTTAAATTAAATGACCAGCAGGCGCAAACATTGTTTGCAAAAATTGTCGGCGAACTCGGGCTTAACGACGCTGATAGCAAACAACTGAGAGATGATTTAATGAGCCAGTACAACGGCTCAAATAAAGATCAACCGCTTGCAGAAGGGGAGCAGGACGAAAACCCAGCCAATACAGACGATAGCGATGCGAGAGCAGCGACCAGCAACACCCCAGTTTCAGCGCAAGCACCTGCTCAACCGCATGAAATCAGCAGTGCCATTGATAACACCCAACTCGGACAGCTTCGCCAACAAAAAAGTCAACGACCGGCTGATGCTCCACGCCGACCCGTATATTCAATTATTGAATACGTGAAAGCAATTATTGATGATCTCGGCTTGGGGTTTGGTTGGGCAGCTTTGTATTTCACTGTGTTTACCAGTTGGTGGCAAGGACAAACCCCTGGTAAACGGTTAATGGGAATTCGCGTATTACAACTCGATGGTACACCGTTATCGGTATGGGATAGTTTTGGTCGCTACGGTGGTTATGGTGCAGGTATCGCCACTGGTTTATTGGGCTTTTTACAGATTTATTGGGATCCCAATCGACAAGCCATTCACGACAAAATTTCGGCAACCGTGGTGATTGATGAGCGCAAAAAAGTTGATCAAGCAATTATTGATGCCGCTAAAGCCAGTGCACAGCACCCTCAAGATGAACAAGCAGAAGATGAGCAAGTAACTGAAACGACAAGCACCATCACAACGCATGAAAATTCATAA
- a CDS encoding MoxR family ATPase: MATFKGTEQYIASHDLQLAVNAAIALEKPLLIKGEPGTGKTMLAEQLAQALDTDLIQWHIKSTTRAQQGLYEYDAVSRLRDSQLGNDGVKDISNYIVKGKLWQSFVANKRPVLLIDEIDKADIEFPNDLLLELDKMEFYVYETQQRIVAKQRPIVIITSNNEKELPDAFLRRCFFHYIKFPDKAEMQQIVDVHFDNLKQQLLDEALAVFFNLREIPGLKKKPSTSELIDWLKLLVAEDIDTQTLHETNISKTIPPLHGALLKNEQDVHLFEKLAFMHRGER, from the coding sequence ATGGCAACATTTAAAGGTACCGAGCAATACATCGCGAGTCACGACTTACAACTGGCGGTTAATGCGGCGATAGCATTAGAAAAGCCGTTGTTGATTAAAGGTGAGCCCGGTACGGGAAAAACCATGTTAGCTGAGCAATTAGCGCAGGCTCTCGATACCGATTTAATTCAATGGCACATCAAATCGACGACACGAGCACAGCAAGGCTTGTACGAGTATGACGCGGTGTCGAGATTAAGAGATTCACAGCTTGGCAATGATGGCGTTAAAGATATCAGTAATTACATAGTTAAAGGTAAGTTATGGCAATCGTTTGTCGCAAACAAACGTCCGGTTTTGCTGATTGACGAAATCGATAAAGCCGATATTGAATTTCCAAACGATCTCTTGCTAGAGCTCGATAAAATGGAATTTTATGTCTATGAAACGCAACAACGCATTGTCGCCAAGCAACGACCCATCGTGATCATCACATCCAACAACGAGAAGGAACTACCCGATGCGTTTTTGCGCCGTTGCTTTTTTCACTACATAAAATTTCCAGACAAAGCCGAAATGCAACAAATTGTCGATGTCCACTTTGATAATTTGAAACAACAACTGCTCGACGAAGCATTGGCGGTTTTCTTTAACCTCAGAGAAATACCAGGGTTGAAGAAAAAACCATCAACCTCGGAGCTTATTGATTGGCTAAAACTGTTGGTGGCTGAAGACATTGATACGCAAACGCTACACGAAACCAATATAAGCAAAACCATACCGCCATTACACGGCGCGTTATTAAAAAATGAACAAGACGTTCATTTATTTGAAAAACTCGCTTTTATGCATCGTGGTGAGCGCTAA
- a CDS encoding GNAT family N-acetyltransferase has translation MDLILPTERYKQSYIDYVEELGDENRYPFVMDFDHGDFSHMLAKINDFSMGVNLPSGFVQSSTYWLIESGELVGVSNIRHRLNQQIRHCGGHIGLGIRPSYRGRGYGTELMSLSIAKLNDLGVSPIHIHCYKDNVASAKAITGNGGVLTSELVLDNQIVQRYVVTDR, from the coding sequence ATGGATTTAATTTTACCAACAGAGCGTTATAAACAGAGTTACATTGACTATGTTGAAGAGCTTGGCGATGAAAATCGATACCCGTTTGTGATGGATTTTGATCATGGCGATTTTAGCCACATGCTTGCCAAAATTAACGATTTTTCGATGGGCGTTAATTTGCCATCTGGTTTTGTTCAAAGTTCGACTTATTGGCTAATAGAGTCTGGTGAATTAGTCGGTGTGAGTAATATCCGTCATCGGCTTAATCAACAAATTCGCCATTGTGGCGGGCATATTGGTTTAGGGATCAGGCCGTCTTACCGTGGTAGGGGGTACGGCACTGAGCTTATGTCGCTATCGATAGCCAAGCTTAACGACTTAGGGGTATCACCAATACACATTCATTGCTACAAGGACAATGTGGCATCGGCTAAAGCCATTACTGGCAATGGCGGTGTATTAACATCAGAGCTGGTATTAGACAATCAGATTGTGCAACGATATGTGGTGACTGACCGCTAG
- a CDS encoding VWA domain-containing protein, which yields MLIDFFFKLREYQVPCTLRELLDLLNAMKQRVISCSIDDFYLVSRLILVKDESHFDKFDRAFADYFQGVSEVDLNLAQIPKDWLERRFQRHLSDEEKAQIQQMGGLDELMKTLRQRLAEQKERHQGGNKWIGTGGTSPFGAHGYHPGGFRIGQDGNRNFSASKVWDKREFKNLDANVELGTRNIKVALRKLRQFARTGALTTLDLDDTIRSTAKNAGYLDIKMQPERHNAIKVLMFFDVGGSMDAHIRVCEELFSAVHTEFKHLEYFYFHNCVYEKVWTDNQRRHQQTTDVWDIIRRFSKDYKIIFVGDATMGPYEIGFPGGSVEHWNEEPGSVWMQRIVNHFEHCIWLNPQPKNYWHYYQSIDLIKQIMSSRMYPMTLSGLSDGIAELL from the coding sequence ATGCTAATTGATTTTTTCTTTAAGCTCAGAGAATACCAAGTTCCATGTACGCTAAGAGAGCTTTTAGATTTGCTCAATGCGATGAAACAGCGAGTTATATCGTGCTCGATTGACGATTTTTACCTGGTTTCACGGCTTATTTTGGTTAAAGATGAAAGCCATTTTGATAAGTTTGACAGAGCCTTTGCCGATTATTTTCAAGGTGTTAGTGAGGTAGATCTCAATCTTGCACAAATTCCTAAAGACTGGCTTGAGCGGCGCTTTCAACGTCACCTAAGCGATGAAGAGAAAGCGCAAATTCAACAAATGGGCGGCTTAGACGAGTTGATGAAAACACTTCGTCAACGCCTAGCAGAGCAAAAAGAGCGACATCAGGGAGGTAACAAATGGATAGGCACCGGTGGTACCTCACCATTTGGTGCCCATGGTTATCACCCCGGAGGGTTTCGCATTGGCCAAGATGGCAATCGAAATTTTTCAGCAAGTAAAGTTTGGGATAAGCGCGAGTTTAAAAATCTCGATGCCAATGTCGAGCTGGGAACGCGCAACATAAAAGTGGCGCTGAGAAAGCTGCGTCAATTTGCAAGAACCGGCGCTCTCACCACCCTTGATCTCGATGATACTATTCGCTCAACCGCGAAAAACGCTGGGTATCTTGATATAAAAATGCAGCCAGAGCGCCACAATGCCATCAAGGTGTTAATGTTTTTTGATGTTGGTGGCTCCATGGATGCTCATATTCGGGTATGCGAAGAGTTGTTTTCTGCCGTTCATACCGAGTTTAAACACTTAGAATACTTTTATTTCCACAATTGTGTTTATGAAAAAGTATGGACTGATAATCAACGTCGTCATCAACAAACGACTGATGTATGGGACATTATTCGACGATTCTCGAAAGACTATAAGATCATTTTTGTTGGCGACGCAACCATGGGGCCCTATGAAATCGGCTTTCCAGGGGGCAGTGTAGAGCATTGGAATGAAGAGCCCGGCAGTGTGTGGATGCAACGTATCGTCAATCACTTTGAACATTGTATATGGCTTAACCCACAGCCTAAAAACTACTGGCATTATTATCAATCTATTGATTTAATAAAACAAATTATGTCATCAAGAATGTATCCCATGACCTTGTCTGGGCTTTCAGATGGTATCGCTGAGTTGCTCTAG
- a CDS encoding alkene reductase: protein MSHYPHLMQSLQLGDITAENRVLMAPLTRTRASGDIANELMAEHYAQRASSGLLIAEATAVMANCAAFLNGPGIYSPEHVDGWKKVTDAVHAKGGKIFLQIWHGGRACHPDLNNGVTPVAASPLAITNDEVHTSDGKKAYTVPNALTSDGIAEIVAGFKQGAVYAKQAGFDGVEVHAANGYLLDNFLRDGSNQRDDRYGGSVENRARLLFEVLDAVVDVWGAGRVGVRTSPLNSFNSMHDSDPIGLTKYLAERFNDYHLAYWHLMRSDFLQQQTGDVISPARALYRGNLIANMGYTADEAEEAIASGKVDAVAFGVPYIANPDLVERLASNTPLNSADPDTFYLGEAKGYTDYPFINQTVDQ from the coding sequence ATGAGCCACTATCCACACTTGATGCAGTCGTTACAGTTGGGGGATATTACTGCTGAAAATCGCGTATTAATGGCACCTCTAACTCGAACACGAGCGTCTGGTGATATTGCCAATGAGTTAATGGCCGAGCATTATGCACAGCGCGCTAGTTCAGGCTTACTGATCGCTGAGGCAACGGCGGTGATGGCAAACTGCGCTGCGTTTTTAAATGGCCCCGGTATTTACTCACCAGAGCACGTAGATGGTTGGAAGAAAGTAACTGACGCGGTACACGCGAAAGGCGGTAAAATATTTTTGCAAATTTGGCACGGTGGCAGAGCCTGTCATCCAGACTTAAACAATGGCGTCACCCCCGTTGCCGCCAGTCCGTTGGCAATTACTAACGATGAAGTACACACCAGTGACGGCAAAAAAGCTTACACCGTACCCAACGCACTAACAAGCGACGGTATTGCTGAGATTGTTGCCGGCTTTAAACAAGGGGCAGTATACGCCAAACAAGCCGGTTTTGACGGCGTTGAAGTGCATGCGGCGAATGGTTATTTACTCGATAACTTTCTACGTGACGGCAGTAACCAGCGAGATGATCGCTACGGTGGCAGTGTTGAAAATCGAGCACGCTTATTGTTTGAAGTTTTAGACGCCGTAGTCGATGTTTGGGGAGCTGGCCGTGTTGGTGTGCGCACCTCACCTTTAAATAGCTTTAACAGTATGCACGATAGTGATCCGATTGGCTTGACCAAGTATTTAGCAGAGCGATTTAATGACTATCACTTGGCTTATTGGCACCTAATGCGCAGCGATTTTTTACAACAACAAACTGGTGATGTTATCAGCCCTGCACGAGCACTCTATCGAGGTAATTTAATTGCCAATATGGGTTACACTGCTGATGAAGCAGAAGAGGCTATCGCCTCAGGAAAAGTTGACGCCGTGGCTTTTGGTGTGCCCTACATTGCCAATCCGGACTTAGTGGAGCGCCTGGCGAGTAATACGCCGTTAAACAGTGCCGATCCTGACACCTTTTACCTAGGTGAGGCTAAAGGCTATACCGATTACCCATTTATCAATCAAACGGTTGATCAGTAA
- a CDS encoding DUF2919 family protein yields MMNKQLARFSVNDFDKYNCLKISIWYWLTIAFLIKGYVVALLSLSNMRDKLAFIRYVYPNPDSFYTSLLTGIPGILLLVVILARRPGAATVIKRLWRKFYHLLVVAVIVETVFVWLLVEPDYKSQVVSALAQSALSLALLGILAFDHRAKINLSEFPEPIETEPSNGKKQKT; encoded by the coding sequence ATGATGAATAAGCAGTTAGCACGTTTTTCGGTAAACGATTTTGATAAATACAATTGTTTGAAAATATCGATTTGGTATTGGTTAACGATTGCGTTTTTGATCAAAGGTTACGTGGTCGCTTTATTGAGTTTGAGTAACATGCGAGATAAATTAGCATTTATCCGCTATGTATATCCGAATCCTGACAGTTTTTACACCAGCCTATTAACCGGCATTCCCGGTATCCTTTTGCTTGTCGTTATATTGGCGCGGCGACCCGGTGCCGCAACCGTGATCAAGCGCCTGTGGCGCAAGTTTTATCATCTATTGGTTGTGGCAGTTATTGTTGAAACTGTATTCGTGTGGTTGTTGGTGGAGCCTGATTATAAATCACAGGTCGTTAGCGCGTTAGCGCAAAGTGCGCTGAGCTTAGCCCTGTTAGGTATTTTAGCATTTGATCACAGAGCGAAAATTAATTTATCTGAGTTTCCTGAACCAATAGAAACTGAGCCGAGTAACGGAAAAAAGCAAAAGACCTAA